One part of the Diceros bicornis minor isolate mBicDic1 unplaced genomic scaffold, mDicBic1.mat.cur scaffold_55_ctg1, whole genome shotgun sequence genome encodes these proteins:
- the LOC131403144 gene encoding olfactory receptor 2Z1-like, producing MGDVNQSVASDFILVGLFSRSGSHQLLFSLVDAMFIMGLLGNTLLLFLIHMDSRLHTPMYLLLSQLSLFDIGFPLVTIPKMASDFLQGEVSISFGGCAAQIFFLTLMGVAESILLALMSYDRYVAVCHPLQYPLLMRRQVCLLMVGFSWLAGVLNASIQTSITLHFPYCASRIVDHFFCEVPALLKLSCADTSAYELALSTSGVLILVLPLSLIAISYGRVLGTVLHMCSQEARSKAFTTCSSHITVVGLFYGAAVFMYMVPGAYHSPHQDNMVSLFYSLVTPTLNPLIYSLRNREVRMALVKVLSRAGFRPE from the coding sequence atgggggatgtgaatcaatCAGTGGCATCTGACTTCATTCTCGTGGGTCTCTTCAGTCGCTCAGGGTCACATCAGCTTCTCTTCTCCCTGGTGGATGCCATGTTTATCATGGGCCTTCTGGGCAACACCCTTCTGCTATTTCTGATCCACATGGACTCCAGGCTCCACACACCCATGTACTTGCTGCTCAGTCAGCTCTCTCTGTTTGATATTGGCTTCCCCTTGGTCACTATCCCCAAGATGGCATCAGACTTCTTGCAGGGAGAAGTTTCCATCTCCTTTGGGGGTTGTGcagctcaaatattcttcctgacgCTCATGGGTGTGGCTGAGAGCATCCTGTTGGCCCTCATGTCCTATGACCGTTATGTTGCTGTGTGCCACCCCCTGCAGTATCCTCTGCTCATGAGGCGCCAGGTGTGCCTGCTCATGGTGGGCTTCTCCTGGTTGGCAGGTGTGCTCAATGCCTCCATCCAGACCTCCATCACTCTGCACTTCCCCTACTGTGCCTCCCGCATCGTGGACCACTTCTTCTGTGAGGTGCCAGCCCTGCTGAAGCTCTCCTGTGCAGACACCTCTGCCTATGAGTTGGCGCTGTCCACCTCGGGGGTGCTCATCCTTGTGCTTCCCCTTTCCCTCATTGCCATCTCCTATGGCCGTGTGTTGGGGACCGTTCTACACATGTGCTCACAGGAGGCCCGAAGCAAGGCCTTCACCACATGCTCCTCACACATCACAGTAGTGGGACTCTTTTATGGAGCAGCCGTGTTCATGTACATGGTACCAGGTGCCTACCACAGCCCACACCAGGACAACATGGTCTCCCTCTTCTACAGCCTTGTCACCCCCACACTCAACCCCCTCATCTACAGTCTGAGGAACCGGGAAGTGCGTATGGCTTTGGTCAAAGTGCTCAGCAGAGCTGGATTCAGGCCAGAGTGA